TGTTTTTTCTTCTTTATTGAGTCTGATTTTAAAATCTTTTCTTGAGATAAAATCTCCATTGATTTTTATAATCTCTTTTTCTATTCCAAGCTCTATTAGTGCATTAAACTCTTTTGAGCTATAATCACAGAAAAGCTTATTTTTTAACTCCAGTTTTTCAATTCCAGGGTCTAAAGAATACTCTGCATGAAATAAGTTTAGAGTTTTTACTATTTCGTCAAAAACCTCTTTTATTCTATCCTTATGAATATATCTTTTATCAAGAATATAGATAGTTTTATTATTTTTAAGTGTTTCTATAATATTTGAGGAAGAGGTTCTTGCAAAACTTTCTATCTCTTTCTGTGTTATAAGATTTGAATACTTAATCTTGTTTTCTATCAGAATATCAAGTTTTTCAGTATCTAATTCTTTTAGCATATTAAGATAGTTTGCCTCATACTTTTTGAAATTTTTACTTGGGATATTTAAAATTTTTATTCTACCAATTGTTGTAATAGGGGAATAATTTCTTATAATTCCAATATCTCCATGAGCACCAGACATATTTCCCTCTATAGTGATTTTTCCATAGGCTGTTTCTCCACCAACAAGAAAATTTCTATCAGCAAAATTAATTCGGCCTATCAATTCAGAAGTACCAATATCTACTCTTACTCTGCTATTATTTTTTAATTTTTTTATCTCTGGCAGGAGATAAAAAACAGCATCTGCACTATTAGAAGAATAGATTGTATCACTTTTTGCTAGAATATTTCCTCTTTGTATCTCATTTTTATCAATGTTAGCGAGATTTAGTGCACATCTGTGTCCATAATCAAGAGTTTGTACATCTACTCCATGGTTTTGTATGTTTTTAACTTTCACTTCTATATTTTGTGGATATAGAGTTAGAGTATCACCAATAGCGACTTTACCACTGGAAATTGTTCCAGTTACTACTGTTCCAAAACCTTTAACTTGGAAAGATCTATCTATGTTCATTCGAAAATCTAAATTTTTAATATTTTTAATATCTTTGATTTTCTTCCAGATTAGATTTTTAAGCTCTTCATATGAACCTTTATCATCAGGAGAAACAGTAAAAATATTCTCTTGTAAAAAAGTACCCTGAAAAAATTTATAACATTGTTTTAATACTTTCTCATATTGAATATCGTCCACAAGGTCTCTTTTTGTAAGAACAACTATTCCATTTTTTATTCCTAAAAGCTTTATAATTTCAAAATGTTCAACTGTTTGTGGCATAATTCCATCATCACATGCAATGACTAAAATTACAAAATCTATACTTGATACACCTGCAGTCATATTTTTAATAAATTTTTCATGACCAGGTACATCAATTAATCCAACAGAGCTTCCATCTTGAAATTCAAGCTTGGTGAAACCAATATCAATTGTCATACCACGTTTTTTTTCTTCTGGTAAAGAATCAGTATCTATTCCTGTAAGAGCATGTACAAGTGTTGTTTTACCATGGTCAATGTGGCCAGCCATACCGATAATAAGATTACTCATATTAGTAGATTTCCTTTATATTTTTTGCTTTATTTAGGATAACTGGAATATCTTCATCAAAGATTGTCTTTAAATCAATTATAAAGGCATCTTCTGAAATACGCCCAATTATATTTGTATCTCCTTCACGGAATTGTTTTTCAATTACTTGTGGATTTCCTTTAAATCTAACAGCATAGCTAGGGACAGTTTCTTCTGGCATTGACCCCCCACCTATTTTAGCTCTTGTTTTTATAATTGTTGTTTTAATATTTAACTCTGAAAGCTTTGAGTATAATTCATCAGCTTTTTTATAAACATCTTTTTCATTTTCAGTAATCATCCTTAAAGTTGGAATCTCTTTTATAGCTTCTCTTTCATCTAAGTAAAGTTGTAGAGTCATTTCAAGCGTACTTAGAACCATTTTATCAACTCTAAAAGCTCTTAAGTATGGATTGTTTTTAAGACGCTCTATAAGTTCTTTTCTTCCTAAAATAATACCACATTGAGGGCCACCTAAAAGTTTGTCTCCACTTATTGTGACAATGTCGATTCCTGAGGCTATACTTTCCTGAACAGTAGGCTCCTTTGTAATACCATATTTAGAAAAATCAACAAGAACTCCACTTCCTAAATCTTCCATAGTAAGGATGTTATTATCTTTCCCTAATTTTGCAATTTCATGATTAGGAACAGACTCTGTAAATCCAATTATTTTAAAATTAGATGTGTGTACTTTCAGTATTAAACCAGTTTCTTCATCAATTGCTCTCTCATAGTCAAATAAATGAGTTTTATTTGTACTTCCTACTTCTTTTAAAGTAGAACCTGAAAGTTCCATAATTTCAGGTATTCTAAAAGAACCACCAATTTCAACAAGTTCCCCTCTGGAAACTATTGATTTTTTTCCTTTGGCAAATTCATTTAAACATATAACAACTGCTGCTGCATTGTTATTAACTACAAGTGCAGATTCAGCACCTGTAAGCTTGCAAATTATCTCTTCTACGTGAGAATTTCTATTCCCTCTCATACCAGTTGAAATTTTGTACTCAAGGTTGTTATAACCAGTAGCTATTTCTGATACATATTCAAAGACCCTTTTATTTAAAATAGAACGTCCAAGATTTGTATGGATAATAACTCCAGTTCCATTTATTACTCTTTTTAAATTATGCTGGTTGTATTTTTTAGAATTATTTAAAATATTATCAATAATCTCTTCTAATGAGAAATCTTCAATCTCTTTATTTTTAATTTTATTTCTAAAGTTAGCAATTTCATCAGTTACTAATTGATAAAAAGAGTTATAATTAAGTTTTTTTTCAAGTTCACTTAATCTTTTATCCTTCATTAAAATATCTACTTTCGGTAGTTTACGAAAAAGATTTTGCATGTTTTACCTCACAATCAAATATTTATTCTGTTTTTCTTCAACAGAACCTACGATAAATGCGTCAACATTTTTTGACTTAAATTCATTTAGAAGATTTCCTAGATATTCAGGTGAAATTGAAAATAGTAATCCTCCAGATGTTTGGGGATCAAAAAGAATCTCCTGTAACCATAAAGGTGTTTTTTCAAATTCGATATCTCTACCTACGAAATTTCTATTTAGTTGCCCACCAGTTGTGATCATAAAATCTTTAGCATACTGATCAGCACCAGTAATGAATGGAATAAATTCCTGTTCAAAAATTAAAGTTTTTTCTGAACCTTTTGCCATTTCATATGCATGACCTAGGAAACCAAATCCTGTAATGTCTGTACATGCAGTTACAGGGTATTTAGTTATTATTTCCCCAGCATATTTATTGAGCATAGTCATATATTTTATACTTTCATCTATTGATTCTTTGCTGGCAAGATTAACTTTTGATGCAGTTGTAACTACTCCAGTACCAAGTTTCTTAGTATATATAAGTATATCACCATCTTTACATCCATGGTTTTTAAGTATCTTATCAGGATGAGCAAGACCAGTTACAGAAAGCCCATATTTTATTTCAGGATCATGAATTGAGTGTCCACCACTTAGGACAGCTCCAGCTTCTACAACTTTTTCTGCTCCACCTTTTAAGATTTCACCTAATATATGGATATCCATTTTTTGAGGGAAACAAACAATATTCATAGCTGTTTTAGGAGTACCTCCCATTGCATACACATCACTTAGTGAATTTGCAGCAGCTATTTGTCCAAAAATATATGGATCGTCTACCATAGGTGTAAAGAAATCCAATGTTTGTATCATTGCAATATCATCAGTAAGTTTATAAACTGATGCGTCATCAGATTTTTCAAATCCAACTATCAGGTTTTCATCTTTCACACTTGGAAGATCTGATAGTATCTCAGAAAGGACCTCTGGTCCTATTTTACTTGCTCAGCCACCTACTGAGCATCTATCTAAATGTAATTTTTCACTCATTTTTCCACCTCATTTACATTAATTTAACTATGTATCTTAATGCTCCAACATAAAACTCTCTTTTTGCCTTATTATCAGCTGAATAAATCATATCAGCCAGTATTTTTATATCTTCTCTAATATCTTCTTTTGTAGCTCCCTGATAAATTACAGCAAGCTCACCTTTGAAATCCTGCATAAAATAATCATAAAGTTTACCAGCAACAAGTCTTTTTCTACGAGTGCTATTATAAGTATCACAAGCTTCTACAATTGCATCTATTCTTTGGTTATTCACAGTCTATCTCCTCCGTTATCATTGCACCATTTAAGTTGTCAGATTCAGATACAGTAATTTTGTTACAATTTAATAATTCCATTATTGTTTTTAAAATAATTGTTCCTGCTATAATTACATCAGCTCTTTTTTCTTCAAGACCTATAATTTTCTTTCTGTGTTTTAAATCTTTTGATAAAAAAAGTGAAAGATTATCTTTTATATTTTCATGATCAAGTGTGAAAAGATGAACTTTTTTAGAATCATAGTTTTCCATCTGTTCAAGGACAGAAACTTGAGTTGTAGCTGTACCTGCTACTCCAATTAGATTAAATTTCTCTTTTGAAATTGCAGCTAGAGGTTTTAAAATATCTTTTATCCAGCTGATACATTCATCTATTTTTTCCTGTGTATAGGTATCATTTTTAAAGAAAAGCTCAGTTGCTCTTACAGCTCCTATATTAAAACTTTTTATAAAATCAATTTTATCTTTTGTACCCAGTGTAAATTCAGTACTTCCTCCTCCAATATCAACAACGAGAATTGGATCATTAAAAACAATAGTGTTTCCTTTAAAATTAAGTGTTGCTTCTGCTTCACCACTTATGCATTTTATTTTAATACCAAGTTTATCTACTGCTTTTAAAAACTCATCCCTATTTGAAGAATCTCTGGTAGCAGATGTGGCAAAAGCATTTAAAGAAAGAACTCCATATAATTGAGCTATATTTTTATACTCCTTTAGACATTTTAAAGTTCTTTTTATTGCTTCTGGTTTAAGATAATGATTTTTATTGACATCTTCACCAAGTTTTACTATTTTTACAAGTTTTATAATCTCTTTTTCAATTGTAATATCATTGTTATTTTTTAAAATCTGAGCAATGAAAAGTCTGCATGAATTTGTTCCAATATCAATTATACCTTTTATAGACCTATTTTTGAATAGGTCAATTACAGAAATTATATTTTTTTCATCTACTTTATCCTTGTACACTGAATAATCAGAATTAAAAAGAATAAAGTTAATAGCTCCATAACTATTTTTCTTATCTTTTTTCAATCCATTTAAAATTGTAGTGTAGTTATAAAAAATAGGGTATGGATTGATATTATATTTTTTGAATAGCTCAATAACATCACAAATAAATTTCTCAGAAATGTTATTAAGAAGGTTTGAAAGATAAAGTTCAAATACAGTTCCTTTAGCTACTGCTTCACCATGTGTAATTCCTTTGAAGTTAAAAAGTTTTTCAAGGGCATGCCCATATGTATGTCCAAGATTTAAAAGAGCTCTCTCTCCAGTTTCAAATTCGTCTGCTTCAACGAATGATTTTTTAATGTTACATGATGTTTCTATCATATCAATTATAGTTTTTTCATCTAAATTTGAAATTTTATCTGAGTTATTTTTTAGGAATTCAAAATAGCTTTTGTCTTTAGAATATATAATTAATGAATGTTTTATTATTTCAGACATTCCAGATGAAAACTGTTCCTTAGGAAGGGTAGGCAAAAATTGGGTATCAATTAATACAAGCTTTGGTTGTTTAAAGGCACCTATAAGATTTTTTCCTTTTGGATGGTCAACTGCTGTTTTTCCACCAATACTTGCATCAACTTGAGCCAGAAGGGAAGTTGGAATTTGAATAAAATCTATCCCTCTCATAAAAGTTGCTGCAGTAAAGCCACCAATATCACATACTACTCCACCACCTAAAGAGATAAGAAGAGATTTCCTTGAAAATTCATTATCTATCATAAAATCATAGGTACTCATAACTGTTTCTATATTTTTATGCTCTTCTCCCTCTGGAATTGTAAAATAGTAAATCTGCTCCTTTGAAAAGATAGATTTAAATTTGTTAAAATACAGCTTTCCAATTTCATCATTTGAGAGGATAATTATTTTGTCATAATTATCTATATACTCTTTGAGCTGAGAAAGAATATTTTTCCCTAAAAGAATTGAATATTGAGCTGTTGAAGTGTTAATTTTTATTTTTTTCATAAAATAGCTCCTTACAAGATATCTTTTGATAATTATACCTAAAAAAAGCCTTTTCTTCAAGTATAATGAGGAGGAGAGGCATTTCTATAAATCCGATTTTCTATCATCAAAATAATTATTTTTACATTTTTAGTATATTATTTTTATTATAAAATGGTATAATAGGACAAATGAGTTTGAAATAAAGGAGGGATTAAAGTGAATACTTTAAAAACTTTTTTCTTAATGGCAATAATGACATTTATATTAATGTTTATTGGAAATTTAATCG
Above is a genomic segment from Fusobacterium sp. DD2 containing:
- the selB gene encoding selenocysteine-specific translation elongation factor, with protein sequence MSNLIIGMAGHIDHGKTTLVHALTGIDTDSLPEEKKRGMTIDIGFTKLEFQDGSSVGLIDVPGHEKFIKNMTAGVSSIDFVILVIACDDGIMPQTVEHFEIIKLLGIKNGIVVLTKRDLVDDIQYEKVLKQCYKFFQGTFLQENIFTVSPDDKGSYEELKNLIWKKIKDIKNIKNLDFRMNIDRSFQVKGFGTVVTGTISSGKVAIGDTLTLYPQNIEVKVKNIQNHGVDVQTLDYGHRCALNLANIDKNEIQRGNILAKSDTIYSSNSADAVFYLLPEIKKLKNNSRVRVDIGTSELIGRINFADRNFLVGGETAYGKITIEGNMSGAHGDIGIIRNYSPITTIGRIKILNIPSKNFKKYEANYLNMLKELDTEKLDILIENKIKYSNLITQKEIESFARTSSSNIIETLKNNKTIYILDKRYIHKDRIKEVFDEIVKTLNLFHAEYSLDPGIEKLELKNKLFCDYSSKEFNALIELGIEKEIIKINGDFISRKDFKIRLNKEEKTMKEIIFGMYKAEKFNLKSYEEIYSNYKDNELFNRMHNYMVKNNFIIHTKDNHFILKGYLKEAIKIIQEYFENNSSLTVAKTRELLNCNRDSAILILQTLDSLKITKQLNDIRILIK
- the selA gene encoding L-seryl-tRNA(Sec) selenium transferase, producing the protein MQNLFRKLPKVDILMKDKRLSELEKKLNYNSFYQLVTDEIANFRNKIKNKEIEDFSLEEIIDNILNNSKKYNQHNLKRVINGTGVIIHTNLGRSILNKRVFEYVSEIATGYNNLEYKISTGMRGNRNSHVEEIICKLTGAESALVVNNNAAAVVICLNEFAKGKKSIVSRGELVEIGGSFRIPEIMELSGSTLKEVGSTNKTHLFDYERAIDEETGLILKVHTSNFKIIGFTESVPNHEIAKLGKDNNILTMEDLGSGVLVDFSKYGITKEPTVQESIASGIDIVTISGDKLLGGPQCGIILGRKELIERLKNNPYLRAFRVDKMVLSTLEMTLQLYLDEREAIKEIPTLRMITENEKDVYKKADELYSKLSELNIKTTIIKTRAKIGGGSMPEETVPSYAVRFKGNPQVIEKQFREGDTNIIGRISEDAFIIDLKTIFDEDIPVILNKAKNIKEIY
- the selD gene encoding selenide, water dikinase SelD, whose product is MSEKLHLDRCSVGGUASKIGPEVLSEILSDLPSVKDENLIVGFEKSDDASVYKLTDDIAMIQTLDFFTPMVDDPYIFGQIAAANSLSDVYAMGGTPKTAMNIVCFPQKMDIHILGEILKGGAEKVVEAGAVLSGGHSIHDPEIKYGLSVTGLAHPDKILKNHGCKDGDILIYTKKLGTGVVTTASKVNLASKESIDESIKYMTMLNKYAGEIITKYPVTACTDITGFGFLGHAYEMAKGSEKTLIFEQEFIPFITGADQYAKDFMITTGGQLNRNFVGRDIEFEKTPLWLQEILFDPQTSGGLLFSISPEYLGNLLNEFKSKNVDAFIVGSVEEKQNKYLIVR
- the aroB gene encoding 3-dehydroquinate synthase, encoding MKKIKINTSTAQYSILLGKNILSQLKEYIDNYDKIIILSNDEIGKLYFNKFKSIFSKEQIYYFTIPEGEEHKNIETVMSTYDFMIDNEFSRKSLLISLGGGVVCDIGGFTAATFMRGIDFIQIPTSLLAQVDASIGGKTAVDHPKGKNLIGAFKQPKLVLIDTQFLPTLPKEQFSSGMSEIIKHSLIIYSKDKSYFEFLKNNSDKISNLDEKTIIDMIETSCNIKKSFVEADEFETGERALLNLGHTYGHALEKLFNFKGITHGEAVAKGTVFELYLSNLLNNISEKFICDVIELFKKYNINPYPIFYNYTTILNGLKKDKKNSYGAINFILFNSDYSVYKDKVDEKNIISVIDLFKNRSIKGIIDIGTNSCRLFIAQILKNNNDITIEKEIIKLVKIVKLGEDVNKNHYLKPEAIKRTLKCLKEYKNIAQLYGVLSLNAFATSATRDSSNRDEFLKAVDKLGIKIKCISGEAEATLNFKGNTIVFNDPILVVDIGGGSTEFTLGTKDKIDFIKSFNIGAVRATELFFKNDTYTQEKIDECISWIKDILKPLAAISKEKFNLIGVAGTATTQVSVLEQMENYDSKKVHLFTLDHENIKDNLSLFLSKDLKHRKKIIGLEEKRADVIIAGTIILKTIMELLNCNKITVSESDNLNGAMITEEIDCE